One window from the genome of Archaeoglobaceae archaeon encodes:
- a CDS encoding NCS2 family permease, with product MSLAGYFKFEEYKTNMRTEVFAGLTTFMTMAYIIFVNPAILSDAIGKEAIPSLVTATALAAGIATIIMALYANKPFALAPGMGLNAYFAYGVVIGMGYPWQVALAAVFVEGIIFMILTLTKFRTAVINAIPVSQKYAIGAGIGLFLTLIGLKAAGIVVYNPATLVALGTENFTKAEFWIAILGLLIAAGMMVRRIPGALLVAILVATAVAVVIGVAPAPESLVAPPTLDKTFLQLDFAGLLSIGAIGVVFAFFMVDFFDTLGTVSGLSAKAGFMRKDGSIPDSEKILMTDAFGTSFGALLGTSTVTTYIESAAGIEEGGRTGMTALVVGLLFILVGLFVSPIAAIIPSAATAPALILVGFLMLTVIRDIDFSDLTEALPAFAVLVTIPFTYSIADGIGVGFISYVALKILSGRFREIHPLMLALAIVFAIYFLYLGGLIKF from the coding sequence ATGTCTCTTGCGGGCTATTTCAAATTTGAGGAATACAAGACGAACATGAGAACAGAAGTGTTTGCAGGCCTGACGACTTTTATGACGATGGCTTATATTATCTTCGTAAATCCAGCAATTCTAAGCGATGCAATCGGCAAAGAAGCAATTCCGAGCCTTGTAACCGCAACAGCTCTCGCCGCGGGAATTGCAACAATAATAATGGCTTTATACGCAAACAAACCCTTTGCCTTGGCACCGGGCATGGGGCTTAACGCCTACTTTGCCTATGGCGTGGTTATAGGCATGGGCTATCCGTGGCAAGTCGCTTTGGCTGCTGTGTTCGTCGAAGGAATTATATTCATGATCCTGACTTTGACGAAGTTCAGAACCGCGGTGATAAACGCTATTCCAGTCTCGCAGAAATACGCAATAGGCGCTGGAATAGGGCTGTTCCTCACGCTTATTGGCTTGAAAGCTGCGGGAATCGTTGTATACAATCCCGCAACACTCGTTGCTCTTGGAACTGAGAATTTTACCAAAGCAGAGTTCTGGATTGCAATCCTTGGCTTGTTGATCGCAGCGGGGATGATGGTTCGTAGAATTCCAGGAGCATTGCTCGTAGCAATTCTCGTTGCAACCGCTGTTGCTGTAGTAATAGGCGTTGCTCCCGCGCCAGAAAGCCTTGTAGCACCACCAACGCTTGACAAAACATTCCTTCAGCTCGACTTTGCTGGTTTGCTGAGCATTGGTGCGATTGGTGTTGTATTTGCATTCTTCATGGTGGACTTCTTCGACACCCTTGGCACAGTCTCGGGATTGAGTGCAAAGGCGGGATTCATGAGAAAAGACGGGAGCATTCCAGACAGCGAAAAGATCCTGATGACCGACGCATTTGGCACAAGCTTTGGAGCATTGCTCGGAACTTCAACTGTCACCACCTACATTGAGAGCGCAGCGGGTATTGAGGAGGGCGGAAGAACAGGAATGACCGCTCTGGTTGTAGGGCTTCTGTTTATATTAGTGGGCTTATTCGTTTCGCCAATCGCAGCAATAATTCCTTCTGCAGCAACCGCTCCCGCATTGATTCTCGTTGGTTTTCTTATGCTAACCGTCATTCGGGACATAGACTTCAGCGATTTGACTGAAGCTCTGCCAGCATTTGCAGTTCTCGTGACAATTCCGTTCACATACTCAATTGCAGACGGTATTGGCGTGGGTTTCATAAGCTACGTGGCTTTAAAGATTCTCTCAGGCAGATTCAGAGAAATCCATCCGCTGATGCTCGCTCTCGCCATCGTATTTGCGATTTACTTCCTCTATCTTGGTGGATTGATTAAGTTCTGA
- a CDS encoding DUF655 domain-containing protein has protein sequence MEKLREKSERTEKFEDYAYVLDFLPYGHVDDKRPIHKREPLAQVVGEKYFTLLEVSIKKDKNPLVMDRLYIGKGERDVVNRIKRKLQFQELTPSAKKELPFVIENIVKQRESEFVEFFNKAEPITTKMHQLELLPGVGKKTMWAILEERKKEPFKSFEDIAKRVKGVQPLKLIVSRIIYEIENPTAKYHIFVQP, from the coding sequence ATGGAGAAATTAAGGGAAAAATCGGAGAGGACGGAAAAATTCGAGGATTATGCCTACGTTCTCGACTTTCTCCCCTATGGACATGTAGATGACAAACGACCGATTCACAAGCGTGAACCTTTGGCTCAAGTGGTTGGAGAGAAATATTTTACCTTGCTTGAAGTTAGCATTAAGAAAGACAAGAATCCGCTCGTCATGGATCGCCTCTATATAGGCAAGGGCGAAAGAGATGTGGTGAATAGAATAAAGAGGAAGCTTCAGTTCCAAGAGCTCACACCTTCTGCAAAGAAAGAACTTCCGTTTGTGATCGAAAATATTGTGAAGCAGAGAGAATCGGAATTTGTTGAATTCTTTAATAAGGCAGAACCGATAACCACGAAGATGCATCAGTTAGAGCTCTTGCCGGGGGTTGGCAAAAAAACTATGTGGGCGATCCTCGAAGAAAGAAAAAAAGAACCCTTTAAGAGTTTTGAGGACATTGCAAAAAGAGTTAAGGGAGTTCAGCCCCTAAAACTTATAGTTAGCCGAATAATTTATGAAATAGAAAATCCTACGGCTAAGTATCACATATTTGTCCAGCCTTGA
- a CDS encoding sn-glycerol-1-phosphate dehydrogenase, translating into MEVKIPSYVYIQKNAINKLSKVLDRLDSENPIMLTDSIVKELVAEKVGNISFIGIHLVEKATMLEARDIVLKVGYGDVDAVVGIGGGKVLDVAKVVATELNAEFVSVPTTASHDGIASPVASFKENGKPISISTKPPIAVIADTELIKSCPKRLIHSGFGDLISNITAVKDWRLARDLTGESYNEVAVAIASMPAHLMVKKAKEQGFRLEDDIETLLRGLIMSGVAIAIAGSSRPASGAEHKFSHALDYLGFGSGTHGEQVGLGTIVFEYFYEKAYNDGDWGLIRESLKAVGAPTKAEEIGLSKGQVLEALSYAKKIRRKRFTIIEALNPSKEDFEKALRETEVVD; encoded by the coding sequence ATGGAAGTCAAAATACCTTCTTACGTTTACATTCAGAAAAATGCGATCAACAAGCTGAGCAAGGTTCTCGATAGGTTGGATTCTGAGAACCCAATAATGCTAACGGATTCGATCGTTAAAGAACTGGTGGCTGAAAAGGTCGGGAATATTTCCTTTATTGGAATCCACCTTGTTGAAAAAGCCACAATGCTTGAAGCGAGGGACATAGTTCTTAAAGTTGGCTATGGCGATGTGGATGCGGTTGTTGGGATAGGTGGTGGAAAAGTGCTCGATGTGGCAAAGGTAGTTGCTACAGAGCTGAATGCGGAATTTGTAAGCGTTCCCACCACTGCTTCGCATGACGGCATAGCTTCGCCAGTTGCAAGCTTTAAAGAGAACGGAAAGCCAATTTCGATATCTACAAAGCCCCCTATAGCGGTCATTGCAGACACTGAGCTCATAAAAAGCTGTCCGAAGAGACTAATTCACTCTGGCTTTGGAGATCTAATCTCGAACATCACTGCGGTGAAGGACTGGAGATTGGCAAGAGACCTGACTGGTGAGAGCTACAACGAAGTTGCGGTGGCAATTGCAAGCATGCCCGCACACTTAATGGTTAAAAAGGCAAAGGAGCAAGGTTTCAGACTTGAAGACGACATAGAGACTTTGCTTAGAGGATTGATTATGAGCGGAGTTGCCATAGCGATTGCGGGAAGCAGTAGACCCGCAAGCGGGGCGGAGCACAAGTTCAGCCACGCTTTAGACTACTTGGGCTTTGGTTCTGGGACTCATGGTGAGCAGGTTGGGCTTGGAACGATCGTTTTTGAGTATTTTTACGAAAAAGCATACAATGATGGGGACTGGGGGCTAATTAGAGAATCTCTCAAAGCGGTAGGCGCACCAACAAAAGCTGAGGAGATCGGATTGAGCAAGGGGCAAGTGCTTGAAGCCCTAAGCTATGCAAAGAAGATTAGAAGAAAAAGATTTACGATTATTGAAGCTCTTAATCCGTCTAAAGAGGACTTTGAAAAAGCTTTAAGGGAAACGGAAGTAGTTGATTGA
- a CDS encoding type II toxin-antitoxin system VapC family toxin yields MKLTIDTSVFADFILEFDEKRTKKAEKILEIAKEILNPKLFKVELACILARRFHSEKVEKIISEILYEIALFDNPDEIAYQIALNTGCRAIDAYFIATAKLTNSILITNDRIMAQNAKKYGIEAYYLLEEFDKAIERISGFKSL; encoded by the coding sequence ATGAAACTAACGATCGATACTTCGGTTTTTGCGGATTTCATCCTTGAATTCGACGAGAAAAGAACCAAAAAAGCTGAAAAGATACTTGAAATAGCCAAGGAAATTTTAAATCCAAAGTTGTTCAAAGTCGAGCTGGCATGTATTCTTGCAAGAAGATTTCATTCAGAGAAGGTCGAAAAGATAATTTCTGAAATTCTATATGAGATAGCATTATTCGACAATCCCGATGAAATCGCTTATCAAATAGCGCTGAATACTGGCTGTAGAGCAATCGACGCTTACTTCATCGCAACTGCAAAGCTAACAAATTCAATTCTCATCACGAACGACAGAATCATGGCGCAGAATGCTAAAAAGTATGGAATTGAAGCTTATTATTTGCTAGAAGAATTCGATAAGGCGATTGAAAGGATTTCCGGGTTTAAAAGCTTATAA
- a CDS encoding antitoxin family protein codes for MPKIIEAIYENGVFKPLEKVDLKNGEKVKLKISKGVARKVAGILKATDEEVKKAFEMVEHKSIY; via the coding sequence ATGCCTAAAATAATCGAAGCAATTTACGAAAACGGAGTATTCAAGCCATTGGAGAAGGTTGACTTGAAGAATGGAGAGAAGGTGAAGCTAAAGATAAGTAAAGGTGTAGCCAGAAAAGTAGCGGGGATTTTAAAAGCTACAGATGAAGAAGTAAAAAAAGCGTTCGAAATGGTTGAGCATAAGAGTATTTATTGA
- a CDS encoding 50S ribosomal protein L21e — protein sequence MSWKSHGFRFKSGRKLKKKVRERGISLRKFLQDFEIGQKVVIDIEPASQKGMPHPRYQGRSGVVVGKRGRAFLVQIKDGSKLKTLISRPEHLKSA from the coding sequence ATGAGCTGGAAGTCTCATGGTTTTAGATTCAAGTCTGGTAGAAAACTGAAAAAGAAGGTCAGAGAGAGGGGAATTAGCTTAAGAAAGTTTTTGCAGGATTTTGAAATAGGTCAAAAAGTAGTAATTGACATAGAGCCAGCATCACAAAAAGGAATGCCACATCCACGATATCAGGGGAGAAGCGGAGTGGTGGTGGGTAAGAGAGGCAGGGCATTTCTTGTGCAGATAAAAGATGGAAGTAAGCTTAAAACGCTGATCTCTCGACCTGAACATCTAAAGAGTGCGTAG
- a CDS encoding RNA polymerase Rpb4 family protein, with protein MFKEVKSFEYITIAEAKEILEEIAKKRQEKADLLFETRRALKHVRTFSKLSAENAKKLVDELLKLPQVGKRELAVKIADIMPKVADEVRAIYIKERTLTNEEIEQILEVVEKFR; from the coding sequence ATGTTTAAAGAAGTTAAAAGTTTTGAATACATAACGATTGCCGAAGCTAAGGAAATCTTGGAAGAAATAGCAAAGAAAAGGCAAGAAAAGGCAGACCTTTTATTTGAGACGAGAAGAGCCTTAAAACATGTTAGGACCTTTTCCAAGTTGAGTGCCGAGAACGCTAAAAAGCTTGTAGATGAGCTTTTAAAGCTTCCACAAGTTGGCAAGCGTGAACTTGCGGTAAAGATAGCCGACATAATGCCAAAAGTCGCGGATGAGGTCAGGGCGATTTACATAAAAGAGAGAACGTTAACCAACGAGGAAATCGAGCAGATTCTCGAAGTTGTTGAGAAATTCAGATAG
- a CDS encoding thioredoxin family protein, whose amino-acid sequence MRYVYFLLLVAGLGILVLALQNSAEDMNSAWLSYEDAVKKSNETGKMLFIFISSPTCPTCAKFREFFSQEGVMDKISSKFLPVYIKDPAHSPVPVTAFPTFCVGYPNDLDCFYSSSGENLLKRLGVS is encoded by the coding sequence GTGCGATATGTTTACTTCCTTCTATTGGTTGCGGGACTTGGAATCCTTGTGCTTGCCCTTCAGAATTCAGCTGAAGACATGAATTCGGCTTGGTTAAGTTATGAAGATGCTGTAAAAAAATCAAATGAAACTGGAAAAATGCTCTTCATTTTTATTAGCTCCCCCACATGTCCCACTTGCGCAAAATTCAGGGAGTTTTTCTCACAAGAAGGCGTAATGGATAAAATTTCGAGCAAGTTTTTGCCAGTATACATTAAAGACCCTGCTCACTCCCCTGTGCCCGTGACAGCATTTCCGACATTTTGCGTTGGCTATCCAAACGATTTGGACTGCTTCTATTCTTCTTCTGGTGAGAATTTGCTGAAGAGACTTGGGGTGAGCTGA
- a CDS encoding antitoxin family protein: MPKIIEAIYEDGVFKPLEKVELKEGEKVKVIAGDLVGRLKRYRTKVDKDLVLEFISERR, translated from the coding sequence ATGCCAAAAATAATTGAAGCGATCTACGAAGATGGAGTGTTCAAGCCATTGGAAAAGGTGGAATTGAAGGAAGGCGAGAAGGTGAAGGTTATAGCTGGAGATTTGGTTGGAAGGCTAAAAAGATATAGAACAAAGGTAGATAAGGACTTGGTTTTAGAATTTATTTCAGAGAGAAGATGA
- a CDS encoding type II toxin-antitoxin system VapC family toxin yields MSIRVFIDSNVIIDLLRGKDKVVNFFELIDSEEIVGFTNKIVFLETIHVYLILKTGKGPKELRKNRGFIKEVSLSPILEVFEIMEILPIDSISNEEISRIVNIYGLLPNDALIAATCEHYGIRKIATFDEDFKRVDFLEVLEL; encoded by the coding sequence TTGAGCATAAGAGTATTTATTGACTCGAACGTAATAATAGATCTTCTGAGGGGAAAGGATAAAGTTGTGAACTTTTTTGAGCTAATAGATTCTGAAGAGATCGTTGGTTTTACAAACAAGATCGTATTTTTGGAAACAATTCATGTGTATTTGATACTCAAAACCGGAAAAGGTCCAAAAGAGCTAAGAAAAAACCGCGGATTTATCAAAGAGGTTTCACTCTCCCCGATACTGGAAGTCTTTGAAATCATGGAGATCCTTCCAATCGATTCAATTTCGAACGAGGAAATTTCCAGAATTGTAAATATTTACGGTTTACTTCCCAACGACGCTTTAATAGCTGCAACTTGCGAGCATTATGGAATAAGGAAAATAGCTACCTTCGACGAGGATTTTAAAAGAGTAGATTTCCTCGAGGTTTTAGAACTTTGA
- a CDS encoding antitoxin family protein, which translates to MPKIIEAIYEDGVFKPLEKVDLRRGQRIKIVIHGDKKEIIRKYRGLLGRADAGELKNYEEEAIL; encoded by the coding sequence ATGCCTAAAATAATTGAAGCTATCTACGAAGATGGAGTATTCAAGCCATTGGAGAAAGTTGATTTGAGAAGGGGGCAGAGGATAAAGATTGTAATTCATGGAGATAAGAAGGAGATTATAAGAAAATACAGAGGTCTGCTTGGAAGGGCTGATGCTGGAGAGTTGAAAAATTACGAGGAGGAAGCGATCCTTTGA